One segment of Candidatus Cloacimonadota bacterium DNA contains the following:
- a CDS encoding right-handed parallel beta-helix repeat-containing protein, whose translation MKINVKILIVFFLLIFLAFSIALYAKSSQSNMKQKEINLGTYIEGIGNMISHESFIQALKDAEDKGISEIIIPFNSVILISKTVTIPSEISISANRGKVYVQLSKDFTGGNCFFIKGSNVHISDLIIDCSLIDRDSFHAFKIDPDGQLIQNISIKNCEVFKNIKKNDYAVWIKGDEKEVLVKDVEISNCTFHNYYYGIRTTDNAENIKISNSVFYSIANMAIDFQGSGEKKSYTRSIIISNNFMSDIGGTGFAGHPIRLSTGGGIRHKNILISNNTLIGNSLPFQDGGNADMIGAYDCSIGVIESNYVAYGGDVGICLWRSDGLLVSKNSVENNNGKGIAVFSSQRCTIETNFIMNNNIYSHLTNINKFETGEISVAQYKPDEPLSTNNTITDNQIVTTLKNDKIIRYNILIKDNSPSNKISRNVLENINDSMIKVDDKSTILDQ comes from the coding sequence ATGAAAATCAATGTAAAAATCTTAATTGTATTTTTTTTATTAATTTTTTTAGCTTTTTCTATTGCATTGTATGCTAAATCATCTCAATCTAATATGAAGCAGAAGGAGATCAATCTAGGAACATATATCGAAGGTATAGGAAATATGATTTCCCATGAATCCTTTATACAAGCTCTTAAGGATGCAGAGGATAAAGGAATTAGTGAAATTATTATTCCATTTAATTCAGTAATACTAATATCAAAAACTGTAACTATACCTTCGGAAATATCAATTTCAGCGAATCGCGGGAAGGTATATGTTCAATTATCGAAAGATTTTACAGGTGGCAATTGCTTTTTTATTAAAGGAAGTAATGTACATATTTCTGATCTAATAATCGATTGCTCATTAATTGATCGCGATTCGTTCCATGCTTTTAAGATTGATCCTGATGGTCAGCTCATACAGAATATATCAATCAAAAACTGCGAAGTTTTCAAAAATATCAAAAAAAATGATTATGCTGTATGGATCAAGGGAGATGAAAAAGAAGTATTGGTAAAGGATGTTGAAATTTCTAATTGCACTTTTCATAATTATTATTATGGAATTAGAACAACAGATAATGCAGAAAATATTAAAATATCTAATAGTGTTTTTTACTCAATAGCAAATATGGCTATCGATTTCCAGGGGAGTGGTGAGAAAAAAAGTTATACTCGAAGCATTATTATCAGTAATAATTTTATGAGTGATATCGGGGGTACTGGATTTGCAGGTCATCCTATTAGATTATCAACTGGTGGCGGGATTCGTCATAAAAATATCCTGATTTCAAATAACACTCTTATCGGTAACTCCCTTCCTTTTCAGGATGGTGGAAATGCCGATATGATTGGAGCATATGATTGCTCTATCGGCGTAATTGAGTCAAATTATGTTGCTTATGGAGGTGATGTTGGAATTTGTCTCTGGAGATCAGACGGCTTACTTGTGTCAAAGAATTCTGTTGAAAATAATAATGGAAAAGGTATCGCTGTCTTTTCTTCTCAGAGGTGTACCATCGAGACTAATTTTATTATGAATAACAATATTTATTCTCATCTAACCAATATCAATAAATTTGAAACAGGTGAGATTTCTGTGGCACAATACAAACCAGATGAACCACTCTCAACGAATAATACTATCACGGATAATCAAATTGTTACAACACTAAAAAATGATAAAATCATTCGATATAATATACTCATTAAAGACAATAGCCCATCAAATAAGATCAGTAGAAATGTTCTTGAAAATATCAATGATTCAATGATCAAAGTTGATGATAAAAGTACCATTCTTGACCAGTAG